DNA from candidate division WOR-3 bacterium:
ACAACCATTACCAACAATCGCCATCATTGGACTTAATTCCGAAGAAAAGGAAAGTCTTAAAAAGTATTTTTGGCTCATTCAGGATGAATTGAATATAAAAAGCATTGAGATTTTTGAAAGCGAAGAAACCTTCAACCTCCTGCGGGATAATAAAAACTACCTTTTTAGTTCTAAAAGCGAAATCGAGCAAACACCCAAGTCAAAATATAAAGTTGCGATTAATAAAGAACTCACTCAAGAGTTAATCGAAGAAGGGCTGGCACGCGAATTAGTTCATAAAATACAGAATCTAAGGAAAACAGCCGGCTTTGATATCATTGACCGAATTGAATTCTATTATTCTGCAACAGAAAAACTTGGTGCAGCAATAAAAACATTTGAGGATTATATTTGCCAAGAAGTTTTAGCCGTCACAATCCAACCGATTAAAAGCGACCTCGCTAATAAAGAAGATTTTGAAATTGCTGGCGAAACCTTAAAAGTAAACCAAGAAACTGTGACCGTTTACTTAAAGAGAGTTCCGCGATGATTAAAAATCGTAAAGAATTACTTGAATTCGAGAAGAAACTAATTAAACTCAAAGAAGCGCTCTTAAAACAACGAGACTTTACGCGAGAGATACTGTTAAAACCACAAGGAGAATCTGCCGGCGAATCGTCAAGTTATCGGACTCATGTCGGAGATATTGGAAGCGAAGCTTATCAACGAGAAATAATTTCACAGGTGACGACATATGAAACAAAGATACTGATGGAAATAGATCTTGCCCTAAAAAAAATTCGGGAACGAAAATACGGAGATTGCGAGCGCTGCAACAAACCAATTTCTAAAACCCGGCTCAAAGCACTACCCTATACCCGGACTTGCATTAAATGCCAGAAAGAACTCTCAAATCGTTAAGCAAAATAACTAAAAATTCAATATATTATATTTTATAGAATATATTATATTTTTATAGAGTGATATAATATAAATTGTTCTTAAATCTTTTAATTGCGAAAAGTGTACTATAAATTTATTACAAATTATAAATATACTAATATCAATCAGTTTTTATAGTTTTTAATATCACTTAACTCATTTTAAATGAATGTGTTAATCGAAATTGAATATGATGGGACAGAATATGCAGGATGGCAATATCAACCGCATAGACGAACAATCCAAGGTGAAATTGAAAAAGCGCTATATAAAATCCTACGGAAAAAGATCCGGATTATCGGTGCCGGGCGTACTGATGCCGGTGTTTCTGCGTTAGGTCAAATTGCTAATTTTCATCTCGACGAAAACTGGTTTTCTCAAAAAGATAATAAATCATTACTAAATCTCCAAAAAGGGTTGAATGCAATATTGCCAGATGATATTTTTATTAAAAGCATTAGGATAGTGGCAGACAATTTTAATGCCCGTTATTCGGCAAAAAGTAAGATTTATCAATATCGCCTTATTACTACTAATTCGCCTTTACGAAAAAGATTTGCCTGGTTCATACCATATGAATTAGATTTGAATAAAATGAAATACGCTGCAAATTTATTCCTCCATCAATTTAATTTTAGTAAATTTTGTCACTTGAAAAATAAAGACGCCATAGTCAGGATTAAATCCCTGAAAATTATGATGTCTTCCAATCCCATTTTCAAAAACCAAAGGCAAGATGAAATTATCATTCGAATTGAAGCCGACCGTTTTTTATATAAAATGGTTCGAAGAATCGTTGGCGCTTTAGTTGATTTTGCACGGGGAAAAATAAACGAATGCGATATTTTGAATAGTTTTTGTGGTGAGAAACATCGACCTATAGTTTGCGCTCCTGCCAATGGATTATTATTATTAAAAGTTAAATACTAAAGAATTTAATTTTAGTGGTAATTTAAAATTAATGAAGTTAGTTTAAGTAGGAAACTCCGAATGGAATCTTATCAGCGATATTTAATTCCCGAAGTTCTCGCTAAACTTAAAAGAATTGATTTAAAAGCTCGACTGGTAGTTGAAGGATTTCTCACAGGGTTGCATCGTAGTCCCTACAAAGGATTCTCTTGTGAGTTTGCGGAATATCGGCCTTATATGCCAGGTGACGAACTTAAACGCATTGATTGGAAAATATATGCTAAAACTGACCGTTTTTTCGTTAAAGAGTATGAAGAAGAAACTAATCTTAAAGGTTATCTTTTGTTAGATGCATCTGGTTCGATGAGTTATACTTCAGGTAAAATTTCTAAATTAGAATATGCTGAATATTTAGCCGCCAGTTTGGGGTATTTGCTAATTAAACAACGGGATAGTGTCGGCTTAGCAGTTTTTACTGCTCAATTGGATAAATATATTCCACCGCGAAGTGCCCCAGCCCATCTTTCTTCTTTACTCAAAGCAATTGAACAAGTTAAACCCGGAGGGGATACTAACTTGGCAAACACTTTTCATCAGCTTGCCGAGAAGATACATCGTCGCGGTCTCGTAATTATTTTTTCTGATTTGTTTGATGATAAAGAAAAAGTGCTCTCGGCATTACACCATTTTCGCCATAAGAAACACGAGGTTCTGGTGTTCCATATTTTAGATAAGAATGAAATCGACTTTAAGTTTTTTAAACCCTTAATCTTGAAAGACCTTGAAACTAATAAAGAAATGACATTAGACCCAAGAGTGATTCGAAAGGATTATCAAAAGGCACTTAATGAATTTATACTCGATTTTAAGCGCCGGTGCCGGGAATACCTGATTGATTATCATCTGATTACTACGGATACTTCTTTAGATAAAGCGCTTTTTGATTATTTAGAAAAACGTAAGCGTTTAGGATGAAAAGAAATTTACTAATGCATCATATCACCACGATTGTCTTCTTATTAGGGCAGCAAGGGTATACTGATTTATGGGCTTTTTAGCTCCATCTTGGCTTTGGCTTTTGGGTTTAGCCGGTATTCCCATATTAATTCATTTGTTACATCGTATTCGTTTGCCAAGAATTCCATTCTCGTCTTTGTTTTTTTTAAGTAGCTCTAAAAAGGAAAAGTTCTCTTGGTTACATTTGAAAGAGATCCTGCTTTTGATTTTCCGTACGGCTTTTGTCTTCTTTTTGTTGTTATCTTTAGCCCGACCGTATTTCAAAAAACATCTTTTTATTAACTTTAACCGGAGCGGCAAATATGATGCCAGTAGAGTTATTATTCTTGATGATTCTTATAGTATGGCTTATGGTGATAATTTTTCTCGAGCAAAAGAGCAAGTTGGTAAACTGCTTCGAGATTTAAGTCGTTCTTCTGAAGTGGCAATTATCACATCCTCAGGAAAATTTATTTCCGATTTTGTTACTCAAAAGGCGTTATTACCAAAGATGCTGGACACGCTTTCGGTCTCGTATTTTGCCAAGTCAATGGAGGAAGCGTTACATAAATCTTTTGATATGTTACAAAAAGCATCGTTTACGCAAAAAGAGATTTTTATTGTTACTGATTTGCAAAAAAGCGCTATCGAACCAATTCTGCCATTGCTCGCTTCTAAGGATTTGTCGCAAATTAAATTTTGGATGATTGATGTCGGTTCGAAAAATCCTGATAATATTGGTATAAAAGAAATTTTTTTGCAGCCAAGTTTTCCTACACCTGATTTGCCATTTCAAGTAAATGTTAAACTTAAAAATTATACTGCAAAAAATAAAGAAGCAGTTTTGCAATGTAATATTAAATTTATTAACTCTAATCTGTCTTTCTCAAATTCCAAAGTATCTGTGCAAAATGCCGTATTGAAAAATGATGTGGTTGAGAGTCAAATTTTACAATCTGCTGTTTTCTTAAAACCAAATGAAGAGAAAGTGATTACTTTTAATACTGAAATTAAAAAACCTGGACATTATCTAATTCAAGCATCGATTAGTGATGATTCTTTATTCGTAGATAATCAATATTATTGGACTTTAAATATTCCTCAAACAACACCAATTCTTTTACTCTATGAGCATCGTCCTGATATTCAATACATTGAGAAAGCACTAGCTCAAAGTTATTTTGAAATTACTGCTTTGGAAGCAAAATTGTTAAGACAACATAATCTGAATAAATATCGGGCGATTGGAATCTTCGCACCTAGCCAATTGAATTATGCTGATTGGGAACGGTTGGCATATTTTGTTCAACAAGGTAAAGGTTGTTTCGTTGTCCTAAATAAAGAGATTAAAGAGACTCGATGGCATAAGATATTAAATCTGCAATTAGATCTAACGGGCTATAATGTAACTTTAGATACACGATTTGGTTTTGTGACGATTGACAAGATAAATTATTCGCATCCGATTATGGAAATATTTCGAGATATTGATTTGAGTTCGGCAAAGTTTTTTAATTACTGGAAACTCAGTGATGTTTCGGATACATCCGTATCGGATAAATCCGTATCGGATAAATCCAATTTAAGTTTAAGACAAAAACAGACTCTGGCTTATTTCTCATCCGGAAATCCATTTTTATTAGAAGACCCTAATCAAAGGATTATCATTGCGCTATCAAGTTTTGATATTCGCACAACTGATTTTATGTTCAAACCAATCTTTCTGCCAATGTTACATCGAATTTTTAGTTATTTGGCGCTTTCCGATTTACCCACAAAATATCAAGTTGGTGATGTCATTAAATTACGGCTTTTATCGTCCCATCCGATGTCGAATGTTAAAATTAAGACACCAACGAGCGAAATATATCAAGTAATAAATCAATCCCCAGAAAATAAAATAATGTCTAAGCCCATGCCGAATGTCAAAACTAAAAATCTGCCCAACGAAATGGACGAATTTATAATTCAGACCTCAAACCTCAAAACTCAAAACCTACTTGAGTTTACTAATACCTCGGTCCCAGGATTTTACCAGATTCAAGACCAATTTTTTTGTGTTAACGTTAATCCCGAAGAAAGCAATCTCTTAAAAATTCCTGAAGGACAACTTAAACAGTATGGAATATCGGTAATCAAAGATGTTGAAGGTTCGTTTATTGATTTTAGCCGAGCCTCAATATATTTATCATTTATGTTTCTTATTTTGGAATTGGTGGTTTTATGTATTTAGCAGAAACAACTGGTCATATCTTCAGCATATATTTGACACTAATCTTCATCCTTTGCGCTTTGTTTATATCGGAAATTGTCTTTTATGTATTGAGTATCGAAATTGGTAATTTTATATCTTTAGAGACCGACTTAATACAAAATACAAAGACTATGCCTGTAATAATCAAAATTATCGGCAGTTATCATTCGGTATTGTATTATTGACAAGGAATAAAAGCATCTATCGTGGCGGTTATAAGCGATGCCCATAATCCTGTTTCGCATGCAGTGTCATCTTTTCAGATTGTGCTTCAAATTAATGTTGACAACAGATAAAAGAATCTATTATTATTGATTATGAGTTTTACAATACGGATTTTGCGACATCTAACACTTAGTCTGCTACTGATTTCTTGTGCTTATTATAATACTTTTCATAATGCCAAAAAATTTTATAAAGAGGCAGTTGTTTTACAACAGAAAGGTTCTGCTCAAGCCAAAGCTAATTTTGAAAAAGCCATTGAAAAATCGGCATTAGTAATTAGTCGTCATCCCCGCTCAAGATATGTCAGCCAAGCGTTGTTTCTTATCGGTATGTCGTATTATCATTTGGCTGAATATCCGAAAGCAATTGCCAAATTCGAAAACTTGATAAATGTCTTTCCCAATTCTAAATTCGTTAACCAAGCAAATTTATATTGGGCATTGGCGTTATTAGAAAATAAAGATTATAACTTAGCATTAGAAAAACTAACCCGACTAAAATCTGATAAAGGTATACAGTTCTTGAATCGAGAAGAACAAGCATTAGTTACCTATAAACTGGCTGAACTTTATTATCGCAAAGGCGACTATTTTTTGGCCAGCCAAGAGTTAGAAAATTTTCGGCTGCGTTATAAAAAATCAAAATATTACAAAGACGCGCTATTACTCCTTGGCAATTTATATCGCGAACAGAAAAATTTTGATGAAGCAATCGCCGCTTATAAAACCTATATAAAATTATTTAGCGAGAGTCACAAATCGGAAAGAATTTTAGGTATTATTGGATTAGCTGAGTGTTTAATGCTCACTGAGCGTTTAGAAGAAGGACAAAAAATCTTAAACGAAATTCTCAATTACGAACTGGATAGTAAAAATTATTTGGCATTAGGTAAATTTTTTCTTAAAATTAATCAATCCGCTCAAGCCCGACAATATTTACGCAAAGTAAAAGGAATCGATGCCCCCCAAGCCTATTTTCTTATAGCCTCAAGTTTCGAAACTGAAGGTATCTTCGACTCGGCAAAAATTTATTATGATAGTCTTCTCATAAAGAAAACAAGTTCAGAATACACGAAATATGCTGAAATTCGACTTGCGGTATTAAATCCTTTATTCACCATTACAAAAAGTGATTCTCAAGTTAAGTCCGATGTGGCTAGATTCGATTCGGTCAGAGCAAAGGCCGAGAGTTTGTCAAACAAATACCAAAACGATTCAATTGTTGAATTAATTGATACTGTTGAAAATAAAAAGACAGGTCCCGCAATCGATTCCGCACAAATCTACTATCTGTTGGCTGAAGTCTATAATCTCAACCTCAATCAATTTGTACGCGCAATAAATGAATACGAAAAAGTGTATCAAAAATTTCCTACGAGTCCATATGCACCCAAAGCACTATTAGCCATTGCCTGGATATATAAAAATAAACTAAATGCCGAATCAGACACGAGTCAATTCTTTACAGCATACCATCAAATATTAAATCAGATTATTCGTCAATATCCAGAAACTGATTATGCAAAAAAAGCATCGGAAATGCTGAAAACATTAAGCCCTAAAAAGTAATAATAATCTTTAAAGTAAAGACCAAAGAGTAATACCAATTGAAACTACCATATGCTTAGAGAACAAACTAAAATTATTCAGCATCAACAATTGGCTCCTGAAATCTATTCTTTATGGCTTTTAGCACCAAAGATTGCTCAACGCACGAAACTCGGTCAGTTTGTCCAATTACAAATATCTGCAACCATCGAGCCATTTTTGCCAAGACCTTTCTCAATTGCCGATGTGAAAGATAACAAAATTAGAATCATTTATCGACTAAGAGGTAAAGGCACTAATATACTGAAACAGAAAACTACCGGTGACTATCTGTGGTTATTCGGACCACTAGGAAAACCCTTGTCGGGAGAACGAATTGTAAACCCAAAATGTCAAACAATAATTATATGTGCTGGCGGAATTGGTATCGCACCATTATTATATGTGGCAAAATCTCTAAAAGATAAATATTTGCTCTCTCTATTTTATGGCGCAAAATCAAAAAGCGAACTCATTCTTTTAGATGAATTTAAATCATTATGCGCCGAAATTTTCTTAGCCACTGAAGATGGTTCAGAAGGCAAAAAAGGATTAGTCACTGACTTATTAGACCTAACTCGACTTTCAGCAACTACAATGTTTACTTGTGGACCAATCCCGATGCTAAAAAAAATTCAGCAATTCTTATTAGAAAATCCCTTGTTGGAAATCTACGGCTTTATTGAAAATATGATGGGATGTGGATGTGGTCTCTGCTTTACTTGCGCTATAAAGAAGAAGACGGAAATGGAAAGTTATTTTCATTTGTGTACTGATGGTCCAGTTTTCAATTTAGCAACAATCGAACTATGAAGAATAGAATTTCTGGTTTTTGATTTAGCGACAAATGAATTATGAAGACAGATATTTCAATTTTCACTTTAGCAGCAATCGAATTATGAAAAATATTCGATGGAAATGCACTAATGTTAAGGTCGGGAACCTTACATTTAAGAATCCGCTAATTTTGGCATCAGGTACTTTCGGATGGGGCGATAAGTTTATTGAAGTTGCAAATAAGATGGGAGGAATTGTCACTAAAGGTTTGACTGTCAAACCGCGCCAAGGTAATCCACCTCCTCGTATATATGAAACTTCAGCCGGGATTCTTAATTCAGTTGGTTTAGAAAACCCTGGCGTAGAAAAGTTTTGTAAAGAAATATTACCGCGACTAAAACCTTTAAAAACAAATTTAATCGTCAATATTGCCGGTAATTCAGTTCAAGAATATAAGACATTAGCCGAGGAATTATACCAAGACTTAATTGCTGGTATAGAAATAAATCTTTCTTGTCCGAATATTGAAACTAAAAAATTAATCGGACAAAACCCGAAAATGACCTATAAGGTCGTTAAGACAGTTAGGGATGTTTCTAAAAAGTTTCTTATTACAAAATTAACCGCTAATTTTATCGACCCATTACTGACCGCACAAGCAGCGGTTGAAGCAGGAACTGATGCTGTCTGTCTCATCAACACATTGTATGGCATCGCATTTGATTATAAGACTGGTAAACCGATTTTAGGTGGTATCAGCGGCGGACTTTCCGGTCCAGCAATTAAACCTTTTGCTTTGTATTGCGTTTGGCATGTCAGCCAAAAATTAAAAGTTCCAATTATTGGCTGTGGTGGTATTACCACCGGAAAAGATGTTTTGGAATATTTGTCAGCAGGTAGTGTTTTAGTTGAAATAGGTTCCGCTAATCTACGCAACCCTTATGTCGGACTTGAAATATTAAAGGAAATTGATATAATGAGCCCATACAAGAGTTGAGATAATATATGACTAAATTGATTTTAGCCGTTCAGGCGGACACAACACAAAAAGCAAAGAAAATTTTTTCTGCAACTGAGGGCTGGATTGACATATATAAAATTGGTATTGATTTATATACCTATGCAGGTTCCCGATTAATTGACTATCTTTTGCACCGAGATGCCAA
Protein-coding regions in this window:
- a CDS encoding tetratricopeptide repeat protein, with amino-acid sequence MSFTIRILRHLTLSLLLISCAYYNTFHNAKKFYKEAVVLQQKGSAQAKANFEKAIEKSALVISRHPRSRYVSQALFLIGMSYYHLAEYPKAIAKFENLINVFPNSKFVNQANLYWALALLENKDYNLALEKLTRLKSDKGIQFLNREEQALVTYKLAELYYRKGDYFLASQELENFRLRYKKSKYYKDALLLLGNLYREQKNFDEAIAAYKTYIKLFSESHKSERILGIIGLAECLMLTERLEEGQKILNEILNYELDSKNYLALGKFFLKINQSAQARQYLRKVKGIDAPQAYFLIASSFETEGIFDSAKIYYDSLLIKKTSSEYTKYAEIRLAVLNPLFTITKSDSQVKSDVARFDSVRAKAESLSNKYQNDSIVELIDTVENKKTGPAIDSAQIYYLLAEVYNLNLNQFVRAINEYEKVYQKFPTSPYAPKALLAIAWIYKNKLNAESDTSQFFTAYHQILNQIIRQYPETDYAKKASEMLKTLSPKK
- a CDS encoding TraR/DksA family transcriptional regulator; translation: MIKNRKELLEFEKKLIKLKEALLKQRDFTREILLKPQGESAGESSSYRTHVGDIGSEAYQREIISQVTTYETKILMEIDLALKKIRERKYGDCERCNKPISKTRLKALPYTRTCIKCQKELSNR
- a CDS encoding dihydroorotate dehydrogenase electron transfer subunit; translation: MLREQTKIIQHQQLAPEIYSLWLLAPKIAQRTKLGQFVQLQISATIEPFLPRPFSIADVKDNKIRIIYRLRGKGTNILKQKTTGDYLWLFGPLGKPLSGERIVNPKCQTIIICAGGIGIAPLLYVAKSLKDKYLLSLFYGAKSKSELILLDEFKSLCAEIFLATEDGSEGKKGLVTDLLDLTRLSATTMFTCGPIPMLKKIQQFLLENPLLEIYGFIENMMGCGCGLCFTCAIKKKTEMESYFHLCTDGPVFNLATIEL
- a CDS encoding dihydroorotate dehydrogenase; translated protein: MKNIRWKCTNVKVGNLTFKNPLILASGTFGWGDKFIEVANKMGGIVTKGLTVKPRQGNPPPRIYETSAGILNSVGLENPGVEKFCKEILPRLKPLKTNLIVNIAGNSVQEYKTLAEELYQDLIAGIEINLSCPNIETKKLIGQNPKMTYKVVKTVRDVSKKFLITKLTANFIDPLLTAQAAVEAGTDAVCLINTLYGIAFDYKTGKPILGGISGGLSGPAIKPFALYCVWHVSQKLKVPIIGCGGITTGKDVLEYLSAGSVLVEIGSANLRNPYVGLEILKEIDIMSPYKS
- a CDS encoding BatA and WFA domain-containing protein, with translation MGFLAPSWLWLLGLAGIPILIHLLHRIRLPRIPFSSLFFLSSSKKEKFSWLHLKEILLLIFRTAFVFFLLLSLARPYFKKHLFINFNRSGKYDASRVIILDDSYSMAYGDNFSRAKEQVGKLLRDLSRSSEVAIITSSGKFISDFVTQKALLPKMLDTLSVSYFAKSMEEALHKSFDMLQKASFTQKEIFIVTDLQKSAIEPILPLLASKDLSQIKFWMIDVGSKNPDNIGIKEIFLQPSFPTPDLPFQVNVKLKNYTAKNKEAVLQCNIKFINSNLSFSNSKVSVQNAVLKNDVVESQILQSAVFLKPNEEKVITFNTEIKKPGHYLIQASISDDSLFVDNQYYWTLNIPQTTPILLLYEHRPDIQYIEKALAQSYFEITALEAKLLRQHNLNKYRAIGIFAPSQLNYADWERLAYFVQQGKGCFVVLNKEIKETRWHKILNLQLDLTGYNVTLDTRFGFVTIDKINYSHPIMEIFRDIDLSSAKFFNYWKLSDVSDTSVSDKSVSDKSNLSLRQKQTLAYFSSGNPFLLEDPNQRIIIALSSFDIRTTDFMFKPIFLPMLHRIFSYLALSDLPTKYQVGDVIKLRLLSSHPMSNVKIKTPTSEIYQVINQSPENKIMSKPMPNVKTKNLPNEMDEFIIQTSNLKTQNLLEFTNTSVPGFYQIQDQFFCVNVNPEESNLLKIPEGQLKQYGISVIKDVEGSFIDFSRASIYLSFMFLILELVVLCI
- the truA gene encoding tRNA pseudouridine(38-40) synthase TruA yields the protein MNVLIEIEYDGTEYAGWQYQPHRRTIQGEIEKALYKILRKKIRIIGAGRTDAGVSALGQIANFHLDENWFSQKDNKSLLNLQKGLNAILPDDIFIKSIRIVADNFNARYSAKSKIYQYRLITTNSPLRKRFAWFIPYELDLNKMKYAANLFLHQFNFSKFCHLKNKDAIVRIKSLKIMMSSNPIFKNQRQDEIIIRIEADRFLYKMVRRIVGALVDFARGKINECDILNSFCGEKHRPIVCAPANGLLLLKVKY
- a CDS encoding DUF58 domain-containing protein — its product is MESYQRYLIPEVLAKLKRIDLKARLVVEGFLTGLHRSPYKGFSCEFAEYRPYMPGDELKRIDWKIYAKTDRFFVKEYEEETNLKGYLLLDASGSMSYTSGKISKLEYAEYLAASLGYLLIKQRDSVGLAVFTAQLDKYIPPRSAPAHLSSLLKAIEQVKPGGDTNLANTFHQLAEKIHRRGLVIIFSDLFDDKEKVLSALHHFRHKKHEVLVFHILDKNEIDFKFFKPLILKDLETNKEMTLDPRVIRKDYQKALNEFILDFKRRCREYLIDYHLITTDTSLDKALFDYLEKRKRLG